Genomic DNA from Vagococcus luciliae:
GTTCCTTGAGCGACAAGGGTTCCTTGATTTAAAACTAAAAGGTGATCTGATTCTTTAACAGATGAAATACGTTGAGAAATAATAATGATATTTTTAATAAAATCTAAAGAGGCAAGTGTTTGTCGAATAGTCAAATCTGTTTTATAGTCAAGGGCACTTAATGAATCATCCAATATTAAAATAGCAGGACGACTGATTAAAGCACGAGCAATAACTAATCGTTGACGTTGTCCGCCTGAAAAATTTGTACCATTTTCAGCAGTGGGCATGTTCAAATCCTCCACAAACTCTAAGCAGTCAGCCCATTTTAAAGCAGTCCAACACTCTTCTTCAGTAGCATCAGGATATCCCATTGTTAAGTTGCTTTTAATTGTTCCAGAAAAAATGACACTTTTTTGAGAAACATATCGAATAGATTGTCTAATATCACCAGTGGTTAAATCAAGGATATTTTGGTTATCTAATAAAATATGACCTGTTGATGGTAAGTAGAATTTTTGAATTAACTCGACTAAGGTTGTTTTTCCACTTCCAGTTGGACCAACAATCCCTAATTGTTGTCCTTTTTTTAAGTCAAAATGAATATTTTGTAACACATTTTGTGTCGTATCAGGATAGTGAAATGAAACAAGTTGAAAAGATAACGTGTTTTTTGACTCAAAGGATAATGTTTTGTTTAAAGCACTTGTTTGTATTTGTGGCGTTGTGTTTAGCAACTCTTCGACCCGTTTTTTGGCGGAAAAAGCTCGAACAAAAATAGTCACTAAATTCGCGACAACAATCAAGGCAGCTAATAATTGTAGCATGTAGTTAATTAAGGCAACAATATCTCCTGTTTGAAGTTGCCCGACAGATACGTTAATATCTCCAACCCATAAGATTAACGCAATAATCATATTTGTCATAAATAGGGTTAGAGGAGACATAAGAGCGGATAATTTCGTCATATCTAAATAACGATTAGCAAGTTTTTCACTGACATGATGAGATTTTTCTTCCATTAATGATTCATTGCCAAAAGCACGAATAACTTTAACACCTGTTAATTGTTCATTTGTGACAGTATTTAATTCATCAATGGATGATAACACTTGTTGGTATTTTGGCACTGTTTTACTCATCAAAATGTATAGAATAAATGAAAAAATAGGGACTGTTAGTAAAAAAATAAATCCCATTGATGTATTGATGGTAAAGGCCATTACGATAGAGCCGATACTAAGAAATGGTGCACGAATAACTAGACGGATGAGCATGGCTAACGCTAATTGTAATTGATTGACGTCATTAATGGTTCTAGTTAAAAACGTGTCAGGGCCAAATTCATCGATTTCGGTATGAGAAAACTGCGTGACTTTTTTTACAACGGCCAGACGTAATTCCGTTCCAAAACCTTGAGAAGCGATAGAAGCGTAATACTGGCAAATTAAAACACAGGCTAATCCTAATACAGACAAACCTAACATATATAGGGTTGCAGAGTAGATAACTGACATATTTTTTTCTCGAATACCAGAATCAATTAAGTAAGCCATAAATAAAGGTAGCGTTAATTCAAACATCGCTTCCATTAGTTTAAATGCTGGGCCTAAAATAAGTTGCTTTTTATATTTTTTTGCATAAGAAAATACTGACAATGAGGTCACATCCTTTCTTTTAATAGGGTAACATGATTTTAGCGAACAACCTATACCAAAACGATGGATAAGGTGTTCGCTAAAGGTTGTTAGATGTAGGATTGAATTTTTTCTAAGAGATATTCCTCAGAGTTAACTACTTGTCCGTTTAATTTAATTAGTCCAACAGTATAAAGATTGACATACGGAAATTGAGATTCTGCCACGTCTTGTAATGCGGTTATTTTTTGTGGGTTATCAGCACCTTGCTGTCTACTATCAGTGAACAATCCGAGAATAGGAATACCAGCTTGATAAGCGACACCAATCTCAGAAGCGACACCAACATCAATACTGGCACCATCAAGTACGGCAATCATTAGTTGACTGTTTAGCAATGCTTTTGTATCAAAAGTGGCAATCATTTTAGAGTCTGCATAACTTTCTTTATCATTAATTTCCATTTGTTCTTGAGGTAAATACACAGAAACGTCAGGATAAGTTTTTCTAATTTGTTTGACTAAAGACGCATTGTAATGTTTCTCCATATTAGAAAATAAAGGACTTGCAAAATAGATGTTTGTCATAAAATTACTCCTCACTATTACATTTGTATAATAGAATACCTTAATTTGTAATAATTTGTAAAGAGATTGTCATATTAAGTGTGTAGCATTCTTGTATAATTAGTAAGAATAAAAAGGAAACGTTATTAAATGAAAGGTGTTGGCAATTGTTGAATTATAAAACAGCCATAACTGGTTTATTGTGCTTAGTGATGTTAACAAGCATGCCAGTGTCGTTACTTGCGGCAACAAGTGAAAATGAAGTCAAAAAACAAAGCGTTGAGATTAGCCAAAAAATCGATAGTGCGCTTGATAATGTGAATAAAAATTATAAAGCTTTAGAAGAATTAAAATCAGAGGTAGTTAATACTGAAACTAAAATATTATCTACACAACAGCAAATTGAAAAAACAAAACGTAGTATGGATAAACGCAAAGAATTGATCGCTTCTCGTATGAAGACAATCCAAACAAATCAACAAAGTACTACAATGGTTGATACGTTATTAAACGCTAATAGTGTGTCAGATTTTATTAATCGTGCTTATGCAATGTCAGTTTTACAAACAGCTGAAAAATCTAAAATTGATACATTAGAAACAGATACGGAAAAGTTGGAAAAATTAAGAAAAGAATTAGTGATGGACCAACAAATATTATCTGAAAAGCAATCTAAAGTAGAAACAGATAAAGTAGCATTAGAATCACAAGTAAACGATTTGAAAAAAGAACTGGCTGATAATGAAGCAACATTGAAAAAGTTATCGGAAGAACGTGTCATAAAAGAAGCTCAAGCAGCTAAAGAAAAAGAATTGGCTAAAAAAGCACAAGAGGCTAAAAAAACAACCAAAGTAAATACTAATAATTCTTCTTCAATGAATGAGACAGCTACAGCAGAAAATAATAATAAGGCAGAAGTAACTAATTCTACCAACGCAACACCTGTATCCACAGACAAACCAGCGTCAAGTGGTAATGGACGGGTTTTAACTATGCAATCAACAGCTTATTCATATAGTGAAGCTGGGTTAACACCCTACACAGCAACCGGAATTGATTTAAGACAAAACTCTCGTGTTATTGCAGTTGATTCAAGTGTAATTCCATTAAACTCGTTAGTAGAAGTGTCAGGATATGGATTTGCTGTTGCTGGAGACACAGGTGGAGCCATTAAAGGTAATATTATTGATGTTCATTTTAGTACAGTAGCAGAATGTTTACAGTGGGGAAGACGAACAGTCACAGTAACCGTTCAATAAAAAAAGTATCAACCAACGAGTCATTTGTTGGTTGATACTTTTTAGTTTTCAGCACCTTTACTGCTTTTTTCTTCTATGTAATGCATTAGGCCATCATACACAGCTTCACCGATTTTTTGATGGTATTTTTTATTCGTAATATAAGAAGCATCAAAATCGTTATTGATATATCCTAATTCAAGTAAAACAGCGGGTTTCGAATTTTCTCTTAGAACTTGGTAGTCTTGTTTTCCAAAACCTCTGTTATCTAATGGTAAAATATTGGCAATACTATCATTTATTGCTTGGGCTAACATTTTACTGCCATCTTTTCTGTAAAAAGTTGTGGTTCCAGAAGCAGTATTTGGTTGTGCACTAGAATCATAGTGGAAACTAATAAACGCATTTGCTTGACTCGAAGAACTAATTTTTCCAATATCTGTTAGTGAAACAAATTTATCTGTATCATGAGTCATTAAAACATTAAATCCATGAGACTGTAATTCTTTTCTAACAGCTAGTGCTGTCTTTAATGTAACATCTTTTTCAAATGTTGTACCATCTGTTGTTTGAGCACCTGGGTCATCCCCACCATGACCGGGATCTAACATAATGGTAAATTCTGGCATTGGAATACCTGGCTTTTCCTCTTTGCCAGATATTTTTCTAGAAGTAACTTGCCAGGAGTTGAGAAAACCAGTTTTTCCATCTTTTGTTTTTACTTTCATCCAACCGTTTTCGGTTTCAGAGACATAGGTAAGAGAATCGCCATATTTTAATAAGTTACCTTTTTTACTGGAAGTTGAATTATTATTCATTAAAAATGCAGTGGTAGTTGCAATATGGAGAGATTGATTGTCTTTATATTTATTGGGACGATTTTTTTGAATGGTTAAGCAATCATTTGGTACCCAGCCATAATCACCACCACTATAAATCCTTACCCATCCATTTAGCTCAAGGGTTGCATTGACGTACTCATTCTTTTTTAGTGTTTTAATTGTTTGACTATTTTCTGAGTTTTCTTTTTTTAGTTCGATGTTTCGTTTAGATATTAAAGCACTAAGGTTAGTGTATGGTCCACTCGTTCCATCAAATAGTAACCAATCTGGTACCCAGCCAACAGTTTTATCAGATGTCTGTATTTTATACCAGTTGTTTTTTTGATCAGAAATGGTCACTTTGTCTTCTTTATGTACTTGTGTAATGACAGTGGAAAAAGCATCAGGCTTCTCTCTAACGTTTAAAGCGGTTGTTCCCACGGTTGCAATTTGGCTGTTCCCCCGCATGTAATAGAAGCCGATAAAAACAAGGGTAATGACTAAAGTATTAATGATGAACATTTTTATCGTGCGATTTATTGATTTTGTGTTTTTCACATGGTTTACCTCATTGGTTTATTAATAAAGAATATTATAGCAAAAAAATGGAAAGATGAGTAGTGAGTTCTCCTATTGTATCTTGACTTTTTGTACAAATTTTAGTATTTTAAAGTAGAGTATCGATGAAAGAGACGTGCCTTTTTTCCCGACAGAGAGAATGAGTCTGGTGAAATCATTCATAAAAAGGACTGACACTCTGGAGATGGGTAGTAAGATACCCCGCTAACGAGCGTTATATCGTTTAGAGAAAAAAGTTCTTGAACTTTTTAAAAAATAGGTGGTACCACGTGTAAGTAATTATTCGTCCTTGTTATGATATAACAGGGGCTTTTTTTTATGAATGATTGATTTTAAGGAGAGAGATAATATGCAAGAAAGAACAACGTATTGTGGATTAGTATCGGAAAAAGATTTGGGTAAAGAAGTTGTAGTAAAAGGTTGGGTACAAAAACGTCGTGACTTAGGTGGATTAATTTTTATTGATTTAAGAGACAGAGAAGGAATTGTCCAAGTGGTTTTTAATCCAGAAGTATCACAAGAAGCATTAGACATTGCTGATTCATGTCGAAGTGAATATGTGATTGGTGTTAGAGGTAAGGTAGTAGAGAGAACAGGCTCATCTATTAATCCTCGAATGAAGACTGGTAAAGTTGAAATTATCGCCGAAGATATCATTGTATACAATGAAGCGAAGACACCACCATTTGTGATTGAAGATGATCAAACCATTAGTGATGATGTGCGTATGAAATACCGTTATATAGATATTAGACGTCCATCAATGTTAAATAATTTAAAATTAAGACATCATGTTACACGAGTTATTCGTGAATTTTTAAATGACAATGGCTTTTTAGATGTGGAAACACCTTATTTAAATAAATCAACACCTGAAGGAGCAAGAGATTATTTAGTTCCTTCACGTGTTCATCCAGGGCACTTTTATGCTCTACCGCAGTCTCCACAAACTACGAAACAATTATTAATGGGAGCAGGAATTGACCGTTATTATCAAATTGTTCGTTGTTTTAGAGATGAAGATTTACGTGGTGATCGCCAACCAGAATTCACACAAGTGGATATTGAAACAAGTTTCTTAACCGAAGAAGACATTCAAGCGTATACTGAAAATATGTTATCAAAAGTGATGAAAGACGTTATGGGAATTGATATTCCATTACCATTTCCACGTATGAATTATGATGATGCGATGGCTCGATTTGGTAGTGATAAACCTGATACACGTTTTGCTATGGAATTAATTGACATGAAAGATACTGTCAAAGACATTGAATTTAAAGTGTTCCAAAATGCATTGAACGCAGGTGGTGCTGTCAAAGCACTAAATGCTAAACAAGCTGCAAGTAAGTATTCACGTAAAGACTTAGATAAACTAGGAGAATGGTTATCCCAATTTGGTGCTAAAGGTTTAGCATGGGTCAAAGTAGAAGAAGATGGTCTAAAAGGACCAATCGCGAAGTTTTTAGTAGACTCAAGTGAAAAAATTATTGATGCGACAGAGGCAAAAGTAGGAGATTTGTTATTATTCTGCGCCGATACTGAATCAGTTGTCGCAGCATCACTAGGTGCTTTAAGAAATCGTTTAGGAAAAGAGTTAGACTTAATAGATCCAGATAAATTTAATTTCTTATGGGTTGTTGATTGGCCATTATTTGAATACTCAGAAGAAGAAGATCGCTTTGTTGCGGCACACCATCCATTTACAATGCCAAAAGAAAGTGATATTGAGTTATTAGAAACATCACCTGAGAAGGTTTATGCGAAAGCATATGATGTGGTACTGAACGGTTATGAGCTTGGTGGAGGTTCTTTAAGAATCTACCAACGTGATTTACAAGAGAAAATGTTTAAAGCGTTAGGCTTTACGAAAGAATCCGCTGAATCGCAATTTGGATTCCTACTAGATGCCCTTGACTATGGGTTCCCACCACATGGGGGAATTGCTTTAGGGTTAGATCGTTTAGTTATGTTGCTTGCTAAAAAAGATAATATTCGTGAGGTAATCGCTTTTCCTAAAAACAGTAAAGCAGCTGATTTGATGACATCTGCACCAAGTATGGCTTCAACAGAACAACTAGCTGAGTTATCATTAAACGTTGAAATAGATGAGTAAAATTATGCCACTTAATTAGTCAATAAATCGAGGAGAGGCGCAATCAGTGGAAAGATTAAAAACGTGTAAAGAATATATGAGCGACAATGGGTATATGGAAAAAGTTTCTATGGCTGTTGTTAATGGTATTTTACAAGCAATTGCACTAAATTTATTTTGGAGACCTGGGCATATTTATGCCAGTGGTATTACAGGTTTAGGGCAGATTATTGTCACGTTAGCCGAAAAGGTATCAGGTATTGAATTACCTATGGGTGTTGTATTGTATTGCTTAAATATTCCGCTGTTTATATTAGCGTGGATAATGTTGAGTAGAAAATTTACTATTTTTACGATGATTTCTGTATTTATGACAGCTTTTTTTGTACAGGTTATTCCCATCACAGTGTTATCGACCGATCCTATTATTTGTGCCATTTTTGGTGGGGGAAT
This window encodes:
- a CDS encoding ABC transporter ATP-binding protein, which gives rise to MSVFSYAKKYKKQLILGPAFKLMEAMFELTLPLFMAYLIDSGIREKNMSVIYSATLYMLGLSVLGLACVLICQYYASIASQGFGTELRLAVVKKVTQFSHTEIDEFGPDTFLTRTINDVNQLQLALAMLIRLVIRAPFLSIGSIVMAFTINTSMGFIFLLTVPIFSFILYILMSKTVPKYQQVLSSIDELNTVTNEQLTGVKVIRAFGNESLMEEKSHHVSEKLANRYLDMTKLSALMSPLTLFMTNMIIALILWVGDINVSVGQLQTGDIVALINYMLQLLAALIVVANLVTIFVRAFSAKKRVEELLNTTPQIQTSALNKTLSFESKNTLSFQLVSFHYPDTTQNVLQNIHFDLKKGQQLGIVGPTGSGKTTLVELIQKFYLPSTGHILLDNQNILDLTTGDIRQSIRYVSQKSVIFSGTIKSNLTMGYPDATEEECWTALKWADCLEFVEDLNMPTAENGTNFSGGQRQRLVIARALISRPAILILDDSLSALDYKTDLTIRQTLASLDFIKNIIIISQRISSVKESDHLLVLNQGTLVAQGTHAELMDESPFYQQIVASQSKEEE
- a CDS encoding 3D domain-containing protein, whose protein sequence is MNYKTAITGLLCLVMLTSMPVSLLAATSENEVKKQSVEISQKIDSALDNVNKNYKALEELKSEVVNTETKILSTQQQIEKTKRSMDKRKELIASRMKTIQTNQQSTTMVDTLLNANSVSDFINRAYAMSVLQTAEKSKIDTLETDTEKLEKLRKELVMDQQILSEKQSKVETDKVALESQVNDLKKELADNEATLKKLSEERVIKEAQAAKEKELAKKAQEAKKTTKVNTNNSSSMNETATAENNNKAEVTNSTNATPVSTDKPASSGNGRVLTMQSTAYSYSEAGLTPYTATGIDLRQNSRVIAVDSSVIPLNSLVEVSGYGFAVAGDTGGAIKGNIIDVHFSTVAECLQWGRRTVTVTVQ
- the aspS gene encoding aspartate--tRNA ligase, producing the protein MQERTTYCGLVSEKDLGKEVVVKGWVQKRRDLGGLIFIDLRDREGIVQVVFNPEVSQEALDIADSCRSEYVIGVRGKVVERTGSSINPRMKTGKVEIIAEDIIVYNEAKTPPFVIEDDQTISDDVRMKYRYIDIRRPSMLNNLKLRHHVTRVIREFLNDNGFLDVETPYLNKSTPEGARDYLVPSRVHPGHFYALPQSPQTTKQLLMGAGIDRYYQIVRCFRDEDLRGDRQPEFTQVDIETSFLTEEDIQAYTENMLSKVMKDVMGIDIPLPFPRMNYDDAMARFGSDKPDTRFAMELIDMKDTVKDIEFKVFQNALNAGGAVKALNAKQAASKYSRKDLDKLGEWLSQFGAKGLAWVKVEEDGLKGPIAKFLVDSSEKIIDATEAKVGDLLLFCADTESVVAASLGALRNRLGKELDLIDPDKFNFLWVVDWPLFEYSEEEDRFVAAHHPFTMPKESDIELLETSPEKVYAKAYDVVLNGYELGGGSLRIYQRDLQEKMFKALGFTKESAESQFGFLLDALDYGFPPHGGIALGLDRLVMLLAKKDNIREVIAFPKNSKAADLMTSAPSMASTEQLAELSLNVEIDE
- a CDS encoding N-acetylmuramoyl-L-alanine amidase, whose translation is MKNTKSINRTIKMFIINTLVITLVFIGFYYMRGNSQIATVGTTALNVREKPDAFSTVITQVHKEDKVTISDQKNNWYKIQTSDKTVGWVPDWLLFDGTSGPYTNLSALISKRNIELKKENSENSQTIKTLKKNEYVNATLELNGWVRIYSGGDYGWVPNDCLTIQKNRPNKYKDNQSLHIATTTAFLMNNNSTSSKKGNLLKYGDSLTYVSETENGWMKVKTKDGKTGFLNSWQVTSRKISGKEEKPGIPMPEFTIMLDPGHGGDDPGAQTTDGTTFEKDVTLKTALAVRKELQSHGFNVLMTHDTDKFVSLTDIGKISSSSQANAFISFHYDSSAQPNTASGTTTFYRKDGSKMLAQAINDSIANILPLDNRGFGKQDYQVLRENSKPAVLLELGYINNDFDASYITNKKYHQKIGEAVYDGLMHYIEEKSSKGAEN
- a CDS encoding nucleoside 2-deoxyribosyltransferase — protein: MTNIYFASPLFSNMEKHYNASLVKQIRKTYPDVSVYLPQEQMEINDKESYADSKMIATFDTKALLNSQLMIAVLDGASIDVGVASEIGVAYQAGIPILGLFTDSRQQGADNPQKITALQDVAESQFPYVNLYTVGLIKLNGQVVNSEEYLLEKIQSYI